aatatttatgtatttaaacTTTTGTAGGATaatgtatatgaatattttttttttttgaagtctATCCATATTTGctttcataataatatagctTGTATagtaggaaaaaaaagaaaagaaaaacgtatgtatttgtatatatatatatacatgcatatatatttgtgttttaaaaatttggccataatataatgtagtatgtatatatatatatatatatatatatgtgtgtatagatatatgtatgtgtatgaaCGATAATCTACACATATTAGTGATAGACGTTCATGTAAgtaaaggaagaaaaatatgtatatgggtatgcacaaatatataccgtacacatatatatatgtatacatataagcgTAGCgacatgtatataaatatatatatatatatatatatatatatatagaagtacatgtatgtaataatttCCAATTATTAGGTTTTGtgaagtatgtatatatatattattataaaattaaaatattgtaaaaataatttatatatataatatacatttatttagatatattttttatgctttaaaatttattttttattgtaaaatttttttagaatttacataatttcttaaaaatgatattaataaagtTTCATAAGCTAGTATTTCttaacttatatatgtatatgccaTATATCGTACATGccatattttattgttattaattttgcttttatGTGATgtagtttttatattttaaaaagtatgttTTAGAATAATAGAGGGATATTCCAAAAATTTAAcgtattttttaagtaaaactTATTATTAGTGTCCCTACGCCTTTtctgtatatgtatgtatatgcattatGTATATGATACCACGTTACAGTgtttaagaataaataacaCACTttgaatgaaaaattttagttgcaaaaaatatatattggaTTGTGTTCATATGCAACGGTATATCCCGTTTTTTTCGAATAaatcaataataataattttttattattattattatattattttttattgttttaaaattgctcacaaaaaaaaattatttaaaaaaaaagtgcgGGAAAACCTGGAGCAGTATGTTTAAAGAAACCATAAAAAGTGTGTCTATGatttgtatattaataatatgtacaatacatacatacatggaTACACACATATTGCAACCTTATATTATTGCATactattcattttttcattcatgTTTATCaaactcatttttttttttctgaattaaaatatgaaataattttcacatgtatatatatataatatttaaattttttaatttgaaatcgcaactgttattattttaccGAACTCATTAAATCTTTATTAtaccttaaaaaaattaaaaaaaaaaaacgttcACATAATCATGTGCAGTAAAGatgtaataacaataaatataatattatcgTACGCTAATGATATTGcctatatcttttattaagTGAATGAAAAGCAGCTTATACACTTTATTAATTCTGGTTGTAACtagtttttcatttttatgtaatattatatatatgtatgtatatatatatatgtatgtatgtagaCATCAAAATGCAGTAACGTTGGATATTATCATGCTAAGGAAAAGCAGAGTATTTTCGTGAATGCCCTTCTcttcaataatttttagaagtactttctttttgttatataaaacGTTAAAACagtttaaaaggaaaaaaataaataatctatgcttcaaaaaaaaaaaaaaaagatgtttaaaataaaatgtacatgCAACAAACTTcttaaacaaaaagaaaagacaAACTAAGGTGTTATAAAATAACGGATAACATTTACGAATATGTACAAACGAacagatatataaaaaaagaacgcAAGCATGGCTAATAATTTAAGatcatatttatacttataaaaaaatataataatgaaaaagggaaatatagatattttaaaatggaaaaaaataaaaattaccaTGACTTCAGTTACTTTAGGCTTTTTCTTGAagtttgtaaaatatatagcaATAATGGTGTTACAttgcttttaaaaaatatattcaattttCTGTTTTCTCGTTTTTcgctttctttttttttttcttttttttttttaaattttttgcgttttcattttcattgaCAGGATTCCATCCTGGTACCTTTTTTTCACCTGTCTTGTTTACACTGctatatgtgtttatactcttaatattatttaagtttACACCCTTGATACTATCTATGTTTtcacttatatatttgtttttattttgttcttctaATATTTTCCCTTTAACCTGATACACACAATTTTCCTCCTACCCGTTttaagcacatatatatatatatatatatgtatataagcatatatacatgtatatatttatatacctacacgagcataaatatatgtgcgCATTAAACTATTTACGAAAAAAAGGTGGAAACTTTCTTATCTTTTTGTTCTTACTTGTGGCATATAATCGGTTCTTACGCGAATGTTTTTTCTGAATGTCCCATCACTCCTCTGAGTCcctttaataaatttttcatttgttttttcatttaatatataaatatcacCTAAAGGAGTAACCacttcttttatataattttcttttttatctatattatctttattttcaataGTATTTGATGAACTATTTGTTAATTTACTTCCTGTAAAATTTCTGCTTTGCatattttcctattttaattatattgtaAGAGAGTAAAAGAAACTTTAATGAACAATAAatagttataaaatataaatgaataatataatagtaacaCATATAACAAAATCAGTTTagctttacatttttataattaaatgtagATACATAAAATTAGCTAGATtggtatatacatgtatatacgaatataaatatatatacatatataaaatatatatatatatgttaaaagtAATTTGTACTTGTGCAGGtttcacaaaaaaacaaCTTTAAATGGTAAATCTCTTATGATAaccaattaaaaaaaaaaaaagagatttAACTTAGCAAATTATATTAAGAACGTTCAGATAAGAAAAGgaatacataaattaaaaaaaaaaaaaaatgaattgtactatatttattacattatgATTTTGCTAAATTAGctatgtaatataaataacgtactcattatttatatttttggaaatctttataaatgaaattaaatatgtactTGTGAGCCGGGATTGTCAAATAActtttatcaaaatttaCCATGTACAACACACagttatttgtatatttataaatacaggTATAATATTTCACTTGGAAATAtgggaaaaatatatagagaTATTTAAGAGAAACGTGAGAGCaaactgaaaaaatataaatttgatttataattacatatgcTCAGAAAGCATGTTATTTGAAAtgatattttgttttataataaatacatatttttaaaattatttcattttttatttttccaattAAAgctattaattatatattagttATGCGTTAATACTTTGTTccctttcattttattatctaCCTTTTATTTACTAAATTTCGCTTTTCTCTCCATTCCCTTTATTTTtccaattatatttttcatttcgtACATATAGTTATGGAGaacacatattttttatgcctGAAAAAAAGCTTTTCATTgttcttattaaaaaattgcttaaacaaaattttgtttCAAAGTTTGGAACTCTTTCTTTTgtttagtatatttttttttggtaattTTCACCTTCGTTTTGTCTATTCCTTTTCTTTAACAATGCGaacattttcataatttatataaattcatattcTGTAAGTATTTTGACAAATACcccaagaaaaaaaaagataaacaactttttatatgtagctttttaaattgaaaaacaggaataatttttttttattttatttaaagacTGCTTTCACATTAATTTAcctatttattacataacaTGAAGGAACGAGATAGGGAAAAATAGAACAGTACGATAATAGTAAAAGACGAAATAgaaggaaaatttttaattaaaataaaacagaataaataaaaaaaatgataaaatctTAAAGacaaaacgaaaaaaaaaaaaaataaataataaaaaaaagttacatTAGAATTAAATACAAACTGTGTGTAtgaaaaatcataaaaataatcaagtacaaaaaaaaaaaaaaataaataaaataggaaGTAACATTACACGAAACAACATCATGTGGgttgaaaataaaagaaaaaataaatgaataaggCCAAAAAAGCTTTATGATTTACTAAAAAGAGGTgagtattattttaatacaatTATAACTATAACGTATTATAACTTCAAATAATATGGTCGAACATTTAAAATGTGAAATAACGAAACgtaatactaaaaaaataaaataatgaaaaatttgtacaaaaaatgcaatatggcataaaaggaaaattacgaaaaaatatatatatgtgtgtagaGATTGTgacatatttaatattttacaatgtatagtaaaaaaatgagCACGCCACTAATTtgtaaggaaaataaaacagaaaaaaagcataatCAACATTAATGTTGCTAATGTTAACATCAACATTACCAACGTGAACATTAACACTACCAGCGTGAATATTAACACTACCAACGTGAACATTAACACTACCAACGTGAACATTAACACTACCAACGTGAACATTAATACGTACGGTTCTTATATCTCTTGCAGTACTATCAGcgctaataataataaatatacccattgtgtttttcccttttaaGGTGCATACGCAGATATTTCAACGAAGGAAATGGCTTCTCGcaacaataaaaaatcatatgTGTTTTTATTTGCATAAAATGATTTTCCAAGTTCTCTAAATTATCAAATTCTTCATAACAGTATGCACATGTGTTTGTagttaacatattttttaaccatgtatgtaattttttcttattcctTGCACCTAATAAATGCTTTAGTTTACAGTGATATCTCGGTATTGAATTAGTTGGATcatgtttaaaatattttaaatatgataatttgttatatatttctgcttcaagattatttattacttttgtTCTTATATTTGCACCAAATTTTGCACCAAATTCGGTTATTCCCCATTTatcacctttttttttgttaatatataatttattaccaTAGTTTGTTTTATAACCTCGCTGTGTTTTACTAAACCTGAGGTCTTCGGGAAAAAAACCCAAACTGTTTTCACCAGGTACATTACTTTTATTCCAAAGTGCTGAATTGACATTATTACAATTACtcttactattattactaccttttttatttcccctctcatttttattgtcactgctattattagtgcacttatttttaatattactgtaactattcttttcattattttttttctcatgtAATGCGTAAAAACTTGCATTATTCCTACCACATTTGTCAGACTGGCCTCCACATGGGTTGTTATTTAAGGTTGTGCCGAAAGAATTATTACGATTGATAttcgaaaattttaaatagcttaaattgtaattttttatgggGTAGTAGTATTTGTAATACTTATAATTATtcttcttatatttatatttttcctttttttcaaatgtgAATCCATAATCATTAGGATTAAAATCCTGTttcttattaaaatgttttcttCGAAATgcgttataataattatattttctactCTTTTTGTTTGCATAACGATAGTTATCACCCTTTACGTTATTATTTCCATCAAAAATTGGTTCATATATTGGGCgatttatatcatatatgttCCAACCTATGTTTCTTTTCGCATACTTATAGTTCATCatattatacttatttatagTGCTATTTCTTGTATGTACAACAAAGGCATCTATGTTACTTACATTATATGTTTGATAAGTACTTTTATTGTTGTTCCTCAATTCACTGTAcacttttttcatattattccTATTGCTATAATTATCTAAATATTCAATGGAGTAATTGTCGTTATTATCTACACTGATTATATTGTTgtcatttttgtttcttaTACTATCTCcatttatgaaatttttattgtcTTTACTTATATCTTTGATATTTCTTATACTACTGCTTCTAAATAAATTCATGCCACATCTCTTACGATAAGATGAAATGCGTATACTGCTGTTATGgttataattttcatcatAATTACTGTAACAGTTTATGTTAACATATTCACTTGAATTTTTCTGAACAAATAAATCACCTGAGGTTACTCTCATGCAATATACCTTTTCAATGTTAAGATTACGCTTATTAAGGGTAAGAATATCGAAAAATTCAGATGGGTCATACGCtttatttgtaattaaaCGTTTATGCATATCGTGATATTTCGTGTTATAACCAATATAcctataatttatataagtattattGAAGTTACTAGAAgcattaaatttattactgTAATGTATAATCAAGTTGTTTGAGatatatgaacatttttttgcATCGTAGTAATTATTAAGAAAAGTTTCAAACTGATCTTTTCTTAtcttaatgtttttttttttgtaaactacatttttgtgtttattgcatttttgcaaattttttgaattaatattttcttcatttttcatattttggtAGGTAAAATCGTCCTCATAAGCATGTGCTACTACTTCGCCACCTTGTACAGAGGAATTTCCCACAAGCTGTTGCCTATACTTCTCTTCTTCTTGTACCTTATCCTTCTCTATTTCTTGTCCCTTATTTTTCTCTCCTTGTTGTTTCTTATGCTCCTCCTCTTTCTGTTCACCACTTTTATCCAAAATACACATACTATAAACATGCAATTCTGCTGGAATTATACCtaaattcatttttgttttatcatATAAGGATAATGTTTTCCCCATCAGgttcatgtattttttttctgcttttGGTAAATGCTCCCTGGAGTCTTCTACATTTTTATCAATAATATTACTGTCACACGAATTGTACTGTTTCAACCTTTTTTCGattactttttcttcttgtagtatattatttttttccttactaAGATTATCTTCTTTCAAAAGAATTGCTTTTTTAATTCCTTTCATTTCGtaattacttttataattGGTGTGAATAGTATCCAAGCTTGAGTTGGAAAACTTTAATGagttcattattattttgtcaCTTGGCATATATTCGGATTGATTTAATTTGCTTGGTATTCCAGATTTCTCTTCACCAAATATGTAagttccttctttttttaagtcTGCAATTGTTTTCTTCCTATTACttgttaaattattttttatttttgtttttatctctgtatttattttgtgtaatttattattaccattttcattattgataaaaatatctttacattttacattttttaaaaaattcttgtcatttttattaaaaagatcaattttttcttgtacagataaattataattattacttaaCACTGTTTTATTTAACACATCATCATTATAGTTATAATTTGTACATGAGAATAAATCACAAATTTCATCTTTCCTTAAATTACTTCTacacattttataataaactCCACTTAATAACTGTATTTCAACAGTTACAAGTCCTTTTAAACCtataatgttaatttttacatgatcctttgaaaaaacataattattcTCTTTCTCTGTTTTTTCCAGCCAATTATACTTCTTCGCATTTTGCcttatatcatttaaatttatgcaTTTGTCTTTCTCTTCATTTGGAATTGCCTTAATTACATtagtcatattttttcttttttctaaaataatataccgttgcaaaaaaaaatgtacgcATGAGGAAGAAATACCACAATGATATGCTTCACTGTGAAAAAACGAACTAAGAGAtaagcaaaacaaaaaaaaaattaaaaaaaagttaaaacaaaacaaactaaaaaaacaaactaaaaaaaaacaaactaAAAAAAACCAACAAAACTTTATGATattcatacatgtataaaatatatgtgtatctTGTTATTGTACCATTGGATAAAATAGAAGAATAATTTATGCAAATTCTCCAGCGCTTTTTATCAGCAGCTaatgaagtaaaatgaaGAATGTGCGAATTAATTTTGCTAAAATGATCTtcgaaaaatggaaaaataaaatatgtacttCGTGTAATGTTACAGTATACGTTTTgccaaaaacaaaaaaaaggaaaaaaagcgcaaaaaaaaattataacagaTATACGATAAAAATAACGAATATGGTATATACGACAAAAATAACGAATATGGAAACTatgacaaaaatgaaaaaaaatcaaatataacaaaaatgataaaaaggacaaatataacaaaaatgacAAATAGGACAAATAGGACAAAAATTactaaaatgaaaaatatgacaaaaatgacgaatatgaaaaatatgacaaataaaaaatcacaACAAAAATGATGGtaacatatttacattaaatttcaaaatataagttgcaaaaacattatatacgtaatatttttttctctactAATTTTATTGCGTGCGACAGTGCACAGTGTTAGAATAATGCTtgtaattgtaaaaaaaaaaattataagataataaaattataaaaatacaaaattgcaaaaatgcaaaattgcaaaaatgagaattacaaaattacaaaattgcATATCTGTCAAATTATTgcaaatgcatatatataaaaaaaaaaaaaatgtacatataacggtatataattaaataaaacacaCTGGTAAATGTCCTTATTCGTGCTGTAGAACATTAAAGGATCtacaaaaaaatgcaaataaaaatttattttc
This genomic interval from Plasmodium brasilianum strain Bolivian I chromosome 13, whole genome shotgun sequence contains the following:
- a CDS encoding hypothetical protein (conserved Plasmodium protein), with amino-acid sequence MTNVIKAIPNEEKDKCINLNDIRQNAKKYNWLEKTEKENNYVFSKDHVKINIIGLKGLVTVEIQLLSGVYYKMCRSNLRKDEICDLFSCTNYNYNDDVLNKTVLSNNYNLSVQEKIDLFNKNDKNFLKNVKCKDIFINNENGNNKLHKINTEIKTKIKNNLTSNRKKTIADLKKEGTYIFGEEKSGIPSKLNQSEYMPSDKIIMNSLKFSNSSLDTIHTNYKSNYEMKGIKKAILLKEDNLSKEKNNILQEEKVIEKRLKQYNSCDSNIIDKNVEDSREHLPKAEKKYMNLMGKTLSLYDKTKMNLGIIPAELHVYSMCILDKSGEQKEEEHKKQQGEKNKGQEIEKDKVQEEEKYRQQLVGNSSVQGGEVVAHAYEDDFTYQNMKNEENINSKNLQKCNKHKNVVYKKKNIKIRKDQFETFLNNYYDAKKCSYISNNLIIHYSNKFNASSNFNNTYINYRYIGYNTKYHDMHKRLITNKAYDPSEFFDILTLNKRNLNIEKVYCMRVTSGDLFVQKNSSEYVNINCYSNYDENYNHNSSIRISSYRKRCGMNLFRSSSIRNIKDISKDNKNFINGDSIRNKNDNNIISVDNNDNYSIEYLDNYSNRNNMKKVYSELRNNNKSTYQTYNVSNIDAFVVHTRNSTINKYNMMNYKYAKRNIGWNIYDINRPIYEPIFDGNNNVKGDNYRYANKKSRKYNYYNAFRRKHFNKKQDFNPNDYGFTFEKKEKYKYKKNNYKYYKYYYPIKNYNLSYLKFSNINRNNSFGTTLNNNPCGGQSDKCGRNNASFYALHEKKNNEKNSYSNIKNKCTNNSSDNKNERGNKKGSNNSKSNCNNVNSALWNKSNVPGENSLGFFPEDLRFSKTQRGYKTNYGNKLYINKKKGDKWGITEFGAKFGANIRTKVINNLEAEIYNKLSYLKYFKHDPTNSIPRYHCKLKHLLGARNKKKLHTCADSTARDIRTVRINVHVGSVNVHVGSVNVHVGSVNIHAGSVNVHVGNVDVNISNINYYVSLFHILNVRPYYLKL
- a CDS encoding mago-binding protein, producing MQSRNFTGSKLTNSSSNTIENKDNIDKKENYIKEVVTPLGDIYILNEKTNEKFIKGTQRSDGTFRKNIRVRTDYMPQVKGKILEEQNKNKYISENIDSIKGVNLNNIKSINTYSSVNKTGEKKVPGWNPVNENENAKNLKKKKKKKKKAKNEKTEN